A window from Anaerolineae bacterium encodes these proteins:
- a CDS encoding MoaD family protein — protein sequence MSVTFAIPAPYRRATDGKAEVEVQAATVAEAIEALNRQHPDMGHRLLKDRDRLNPYVSVYLNGERLHGSEALSRTLQDGDRLVIMPVIGGGN from the coding sequence ATGAGCGTCACTTTCGCTATCCCTGCCCCTTACCGCCGGGCCACCGACGGCAAGGCTGAGGTCGAGGTCCAGGCGGCGACGGTGGCCGAGGCCATAGAGGCCCTCAACCGGCAGCATCCGGACATGGGCCACCGTCTGCTGAAGGACCGCGACCGGCTCAACCCCTACGTGAGTGTCTATCTGAACGGGGAGCGGTTGCACGGCTCCGAGGCCCTGAGCCGAACCCTGCAGGACGGTGACCGCCTGGTGATCATGCCTGTCATCGGCGGAGGGAACTGA